A window of Fibrobacter sp. genomic DNA:
ATATTCAGAAAATATTCAAGGCCCCAGTGAGATAGTTACAGACTCTTCTCAACAGATTACAGGCGCATTTCCGGTGAATGCGCCTGTATACATCTATACAAGCCGGCTTGAGCATTACTTATCTGACATCCCTATCCCATTACCAAGAAAGCTCAATATCTGATCGACTGCATCATCGATATCTTCCATGCTTTTCTGCTGATACCAGTTTTTAACCATTGCGAATACCAGACCCTGCAGGAAATCATAGATCCGTGTTGAAGTCAAAGCGGTGGTAATCTCCCCCTTTTCTCTTGCATCATCAAACAACCCGGTCATCAGCTCCTCAAACTTGCTTTCACCAAAGAGAAAATCCCTCTCTATCTCCATCAGATCATTCTGATTCTGAAGCTGGTCAATAAGGGAAAAAACCTGAAATGAATTAAGGGTCAGAATAAAGGGAAAATACTCCCCCCAGACTGTAAATGCGGCAGAGAGGAAACGGCGGATATTTTCACTTATATGAAGCTGTTTATCCAACCGGTACTGAGGATCATTTGTGAGTTTATCATAAACTCTGTTTCTTTCCCTTACAGCAATTGTCAAGAATATCTCATCTTTATCTTTATAGTAACGGTAAAGGGCAGATTTTGAGAAACCCGCCTTTTCCG
This region includes:
- a CDS encoding TetR/AcrR family transcriptional regulator translates to MNLSIQCERINSMEELDCREKRKQLVKDAKTSLILDAALEVLAQKGYYETRLEDIAEKAGFSKSALYRYYKDKDEIFLTIAVRERNRVYDKLTNDPQYRLDKQLHISENIRRFLSAAFTVWGEYFPFILTLNSFQVFSLIDQLQNQNDLMEIERDFLFGESKFEELMTGLFDDAREKGEITTALTSTRIYDFLQGLVFAMVKNWYQQKSMEDIDDAVDQILSFLGNGIGMSDK